The Aequorivita sublithincola DSM 14238 genome window below encodes:
- a CDS encoding Sec-independent protein translocase subunit TatA/TatB, translated as MISQAIFLFISGAEIGFIMFIVLLVFGADKVPDIARGLGKAMRQVKDATNDIKSEITKGAEKQGIDIDITKDVRKQIDKVKENVDEVTGPIKRKF; from the coding sequence ATGATTTCACAAGCAATTTTTCTATTCATTAGCGGAGCCGAAATAGGTTTCATAATGTTCATCGTGCTATTAGTTTTTGGTGCAGACAAAGTGCCAGATATTGCTAGAGGTTTGGGGAAGGCTATGCGACAAGTAAAAGACGCCACCAACGATATTAAATCTGAAATAACCAAAGGTGCCGAAAAGCAAGGAATTGATATTGATATTACCAAAGACGTTCGTAAACAAATTGACAAAGTAAAAGAAAACGTAGATGAGGTTACAGGCCCCATAAAACGAAAATTCTAA
- a CDS encoding GNAT family N-acetyltransferase yields the protein MTSENKIVIKIIPSSEILSIIPMLQKLGNYTVSEELIKERLLEMVQQHYECLGVFDAEKLIGICGLWFQTRHYAGKSVEMDHVIISDEYRSHGIGKMMVEFVSDYAKKKSCNWVELNSYVHNFPSHKFFYNQGFVAKGYHFVKEL from the coding sequence ATGACGTCGGAAAATAAAATTGTTATTAAAATCATTCCTTCTTCGGAAATCTTGAGTATTATTCCAATGTTGCAAAAACTTGGGAATTATACCGTTTCCGAAGAACTTATAAAAGAGCGTTTACTTGAAATGGTCCAACAACACTACGAATGTTTGGGTGTTTTTGATGCTGAAAAATTAATAGGTATTTGCGGGCTCTGGTTCCAGACCCGACATTATGCAGGGAAAAGTGTAGAAATGGATCACGTTATTATTAGTGATGAATACAGAAGCCACGGAATTGGTAAAATGATGGTCGAATTTGTAAGTGATTACGCCAAGAAAAAATCCTGTAATTGGGTTGAGCTAAATAGTTATGTACATAACTTTCCGTCACACAAATTTTTTTATAATCAGGGTTTTGTGGCGAAGGGGTATCATTTTGTAAAAGAACTTTAA
- a CDS encoding T9SS type A sorting domain-containing protein, whose amino-acid sequence MITKNLSTILLFSIPIAIGMAVTPVTAQNVMITNNHSPNEPSILMNPLNTDILVAGANLNNVYNSSDGGLTWSEQTMTSSYGVWGDPSFDVDTDGNFYYFHLSNPSSGNWIDRIVCQKSTDNGNNWSSGTFTGLNGTKAQDKQWSVVDRNNNNIYVTWTQFDDYGSSNPNDKSIILFSKSTDRGQTWSAPKKINSVDGNCVDEDDTTEGAVPAVGPNGEIYVAWAGPNGLVFNKSLDQGDTWLSEEIKIDPMPTGWDYGIPGISRANGLPITKCDLSGGPNHGTIYVNWSDQRNGANDTDVFMSKSTDGGNTWSAPTRVNDDPAGKQQFFTWMDIDQTNGNLFFVFYDRREYTDNKTDVYLAYSEDGGTTITNKRISESPFTPNSGVFFGDYTNITVHNNVVRPIWTRLSGSQLSVWTDVTPSPILFAGNGAAQVENVMQYPNPASDLSYVSFKLHEESQVSIDLFDVQGRKVYTVMNNETKGYGKYIIPMNIDEMNLAEGSYFCKLTVNGTSKTLKMIVVE is encoded by the coding sequence ATGATAACCAAGAACCTATCAACAATTTTGTTGTTTTCTATCCCAATAGCTATCGGGATGGCTGTTACTCCCGTAACTGCCCAAAACGTTATGATTACCAACAATCATTCCCCGAACGAACCCTCAATATTAATGAATCCGTTAAATACGGACATTCTTGTTGCAGGTGCAAACTTGAATAATGTCTATAACAGTAGCGATGGCGGCCTCACATGGAGTGAACAGACAATGACTTCTAGTTATGGCGTGTGGGGAGATCCTTCGTTTGATGTGGATACGGACGGTAATTTTTACTATTTCCATCTTTCAAATCCTTCAAGCGGCAACTGGATTGACAGGATTGTTTGCCAAAAATCTACAGACAACGGCAATAATTGGAGCAGCGGTACTTTTACTGGTCTGAACGGTACCAAGGCGCAAGACAAGCAATGGAGCGTTGTTGACAGAAATAATAACAATATATATGTAACCTGGACGCAGTTTGACGATTACGGAAGTAGCAATCCCAATGATAAATCAATTATTCTATTTTCAAAATCGACCGATAGAGGTCAAACCTGGTCCGCTCCAAAAAAGATTAATAGCGTTGACGGAAATTGCGTAGATGAAGACGATACCACTGAAGGAGCTGTACCAGCAGTTGGTCCAAATGGTGAGATTTATGTGGCTTGGGCAGGTCCAAACGGTCTTGTTTTCAATAAATCCTTAGATCAAGGAGACACTTGGTTATCTGAAGAAATTAAGATTGATCCAATGCCAACAGGATGGGACTATGGAATTCCTGGAATTAGCCGCGCTAACGGTTTACCAATAACAAAATGTGATCTTAGTGGCGGTCCAAATCACGGAACTATTTATGTAAACTGGAGCGATCAACGAAATGGCGCAAACGATACCGATGTTTTTATGAGTAAATCTACCGATGGTGGAAATACTTGGAGCGCGCCAACACGAGTAAACGACGACCCCGCAGGAAAGCAACAATTTTTCACGTGGATGGATATAGACCAAACTAACGGCAATCTGTTTTTTGTGTTTTATGATAGAAGAGAATATACAGACAATAAAACCGACGTTTACCTTGCCTATTCAGAAGACGGTGGAACTACAATAACCAACAAACGAATTAGCGAATCTCCGTTTACTCCAAATTCAGGAGTTTTCTTTGGAGATTACACGAATATAACAGTTCATAACAACGTAGTTAGACCAATCTGGACTAGGCTTAGCGGAAGTCAGTTAAGTGTTTGGACAGATGTAACTCCATCGCCAATTCTATTTGCTGGAAATGGTGCTGCGCAAGTTGAGAACGTAATGCAATACCCAAATCCAGCTAGTGATTTAAGCTATGTTTCCTTTAAGCTTCATGAAGAATCTCAGGTGAGCATTGATCTATTTGATGTTCAAGGAAGAAAGGTTTATACTGTGATGAATAATGAAACCAAAGGTTACGGAAAGTATATAATTCCAATGAATATAGACGAAATGAATCTTGCAGAAGGAAGCTATTTTTGCAAACTGACGGTTAATGGAACGTCCAAAACCCTTAAAATGATTGTGGTTGAATAA
- a CDS encoding DUF6702 family protein, with translation MKIFRIFLFLLLIPMVSATPAHKFYVSITKIEYVKEKSSLQIITKIFIDDIEDALQQRFDPSISLDTKKETEAADEDLKKYILQKINIKVNGKPVQLNYIGKEYDTDMVVAYIEVKNVKDIKTIEIENKVLMDLFPEQQNIIHLKTPKNRRSLILDKDEPKGKLDFN, from the coding sequence ATGAAAATTTTTAGAATTTTTCTTTTCTTGCTGCTTATTCCAATGGTTTCAGCTACTCCGGCGCATAAGTTTTATGTAAGCATCACAAAGATTGAATACGTTAAGGAGAAGAGTTCACTTCAAATAATCACCAAAATTTTTATTGATGATATTGAAGATGCGCTTCAACAGCGTTTTGACCCTTCAATTTCACTCGACACCAAAAAGGAAACTGAAGCTGCCGATGAAGATTTAAAAAAGTACATCCTTCAAAAAATAAATATTAAAGTAAACGGAAAACCTGTTCAATTAAATTATATAGGTAAGGAATATGACACAGATATGGTAGTGGCTTATATTGAAGTAAAAAACGTAAAAGATATAAAAACCATTGAAATTGAAAATAAAGTGCTGATGGATTTATTTCCTGAACAACAGAATATAATTCACCTAAAAACTCCAAAAAATCGCCGAAGTTTAATACTTGACAAAGACGAACCTAAAGGCAAATTGGATTTTAATTAA
- a CDS encoding T9SS type A sorting domain-containing protein, translating into MKLLIFIFLSANIFCYGQFGSQQIIDVINGNPWSIYSTDIDGDDRKDIVCAISGENKIAWYQNEDGLGNFGSQRIITSNLQETTTVIAVDIDGDGDMDVVAVSGPQDKVVWFENLDGLGTFGTQRLITSAADGAIGLHASDIDGDGDFDILSASFLDNKIAWYENTDGLGVFGPQKLLTNSALSTRDVYAEDLDGDGDMDVIAASTADDRVIWFENLDGLGSFGPLKVINNNANGVISVRAADIDGDGDKDVIAAIFGDGKIVWYENMDGLGNFGIEKIVTTLSPTVRLVQVGDIDKDGDLDITAAIPGNNTIGWFENIDGLGNFSSEKIITVNADGPVWVFIADLDGDTDLDVISASITDDKIAWYKNLTILSTQENYSESFSVYPNPVKDILTITPKRDILLDSIYLYDALGRQVLREKGAVTNIDLSNFSNGIYFLKLQTLNNIFTIKILKE; encoded by the coding sequence ATGAAGCTTCTAATTTTCATATTTCTTTCAGCGAATATTTTTTGCTATGGCCAATTTGGCTCACAACAAATAATTGATGTAATAAATGGTAATCCTTGGAGTATTTATTCAACAGATATAGATGGCGATGACCGTAAAGATATTGTGTGTGCTATTTCAGGAGAGAATAAAATAGCTTGGTATCAAAATGAAGATGGACTAGGAAATTTTGGTTCCCAAAGAATAATAACATCAAATTTACAGGAAACAACAACGGTAATTGCGGTAGATATTGATGGTGATGGAGACATGGATGTAGTTGCAGTTTCAGGCCCACAAGATAAAGTGGTATGGTTCGAGAATCTTGATGGATTGGGTACATTCGGTACGCAGCGTCTCATAACATCCGCAGCTGATGGAGCCATTGGTCTTCACGCTTCAGATATTGATGGAGACGGAGATTTTGATATACTTTCGGCATCTTTTCTTGACAATAAAATAGCTTGGTATGAAAATACGGATGGTCTTGGGGTCTTTGGCCCACAAAAATTACTTACCAATAGTGCCTTGAGCACCCGCGATGTGTATGCAGAAGACCTTGATGGTGATGGCGATATGGATGTGATTGCTGCGTCTACAGCCGACGACCGTGTGATTTGGTTTGAAAATTTGGACGGATTGGGAAGTTTTGGACCGCTAAAAGTAATTAATAACAATGCTAATGGTGTAATTTCCGTAAGGGCAGCAGATATTGATGGTGATGGCGATAAGGATGTGATTGCGGCCATTTTTGGTGATGGTAAAATAGTTTGGTATGAAAATATGGATGGATTGGGAAATTTTGGGATTGAAAAAATTGTTACTACTCTTTCTCCTACCGTACGTCTTGTACAAGTTGGTGATATTGATAAAGACGGAGATTTAGATATTACTGCTGCAATACCAGGCAACAACACTATAGGTTGGTTTGAAAATATTGATGGTCTAGGTAACTTTAGCTCCGAGAAAATTATCACTGTAAATGCGGATGGTCCCGTTTGGGTTTTTATTGCAGATTTGGATGGAGATACTGATTTAGACGTTATTTCAGCTTCAATCACAGATGATAAAATAGCTTGGTATAAAAACTTGACTATTTTGAGCACCCAAGAAAATTATTCTGAAAGCTTTTCCGTTTACCCCAATCCTGTAAAAGATATTTTAACTATTACCCCAAAAAGAGATATTCTGCTAGATAGCATTTATTTATATGATGCCTTGGGGAGGCAAGTTTTACGCGAGAAGGGAGCGGTAACAAATATAGATTTAAGCAATTTTTCAAATGGTATTTATTTCTTAAAGCTGCAAACACTAAATAATATTTTCACAATAAAAATACTTAAAGAGTAG
- the pepE gene encoding dipeptidase PepE has translation MKNLIIASTSTVYGGEYLDYLTEEMSELFKDTEEVIFIPYARPGGISHDEYTAKASKAFDKIGKKLVGLHTFNNPVEALKNAKGAFTGGGNTFVLVNSLYRLELMQPLREAIFNGLPYMGTSAGSNICGVSMQTTNDMPIIYPPSFKTLGVIPFNLNPHYLDPEPNSKHMGETRETRIAEFHTLNTVPVVGLREGSWLRVKGDEIILKGELKARVFEQGKNPYEVETGTEFSNF, from the coding sequence ATGAAAAACCTAATAATAGCAAGCACCAGCACCGTTTACGGAGGCGAATATCTAGACTATCTAACCGAAGAAATGTCCGAACTTTTTAAGGACACTGAAGAAGTCATCTTTATCCCCTACGCGCGTCCCGGCGGCATCAGCCACGATGAATACACTGCAAAAGCCTCAAAAGCTTTCGATAAAATTGGTAAAAAATTAGTTGGATTGCACACTTTCAACAATCCTGTAGAAGCTTTAAAAAACGCCAAAGGAGCGTTTACTGGTGGTGGAAATACTTTTGTTTTAGTAAACTCTCTTTACCGTTTGGAACTTATGCAACCGCTTCGTGAAGCTATTTTTAACGGTTTGCCCTATATGGGAACTAGTGCCGGCAGCAATATTTGCGGTGTCTCTATGCAGACGACTAATGATATGCCTATTATTTATCCACCTTCGTTTAAAACTTTGGGTGTAATTCCTTTCAACCTCAACCCACACTATTTGGATCCTGAACCCAACAGTAAACATATGGGTGAAACCCGTGAAACCCGTATTGCGGAATTTCATACGCTGAACACGGTTCCAGTTGTTGGGCTACGTGAAGGAAGTTGGCTACGAGTAAAAGGTGATGAAATTATTCTGAAAGGTGAATTGAAAGCCCGTGTTTTTGAACAAGGAAAAAATCCTTATGAAGTTGAAACGGGTACGGAATTTTCAAATTTCTGA
- a CDS encoding M15 family metallopeptidase has product MKRNEFIKISSITGLSLAIFPQLSFKNFSEEFTRNQLIGKGNPDIVGDSYTSKMHKTAKAAFNKMKSAAAKENINIEVVSAYRSFQRQKEIFEGKYKRFTSEGLSPEKAIKKIIEYSTIPGTSRHHWGTDLDIIDANAPRPANVLMPENFHGTGVFCKLKTWLNENASKFDFYEVYTDNGNRKGFKYEPWHFSYAPVSIPMLKEYKERINVKKMLSEEKIMGNEHFSEAFVSKYVKENILDINPKLL; this is encoded by the coding sequence ATGAAACGCAACGAATTCATCAAAATATCAAGTATTACAGGATTAAGTTTAGCAATATTTCCGCAGTTATCTTTTAAAAATTTCTCTGAGGAATTCACCCGAAACCAATTAATAGGAAAGGGAAACCCAGATATTGTGGGCGATAGCTACACTTCAAAAATGCACAAAACCGCAAAGGCCGCATTCAATAAAATGAAATCCGCTGCCGCCAAAGAAAATATAAATATTGAAGTGGTTTCCGCCTACCGAAGCTTTCAGCGGCAAAAAGAAATTTTTGAAGGGAAATACAAACGTTTCACTTCCGAAGGACTTTCACCAGAAAAAGCAATCAAAAAAATCATAGAATATTCCACTATTCCCGGTACTTCGCGCCATCATTGGGGAACGGATTTAGACATTATTGACGCAAACGCGCCACGTCCAGCAAACGTTTTGATGCCTGAAAATTTTCACGGCACCGGCGTATTTTGCAAACTGAAAACTTGGTTGAATGAAAATGCTTCAAAATTCGACTTTTACGAAGTTTACACAGACAACGGCAACCGCAAAGGTTTTAAATATGAGCCGTGGCATTTCAGCTACGCACCAGTTTCAATCCCGATGCTGAAAGAATACAAAGAAAGGATCAATGTAAAAAAGATGCTTTCCGAAGAAAAAATTATGGGCAACGAACATTTTTCTGAAGCATTCGTTTCAAAATATGTGAAGGAAAATATTTTAGATATTAATCCGAAGTTGCTTTAA
- a CDS encoding phosphatase PAP2 family protein, with translation MLETLKHWDRELFVYLNSLGIERFDGFWLYVTKIDSWTPLFIFFFLLIFYYYRGRKAVIVCFFLIVTFAVTFLFTSIVKDYVARLRPNNVEAFAELIRILQKPSNYSFFSGHASSSFSVTTFMVLALRKFTKWIYLAYLWPLIFVMSRIYVGVHYPSDIFVGALVGTVFAFILYYFCRKTLEKTSLPNPRNS, from the coding sequence ATGCTAGAAACCCTAAAACACTGGGATAGGGAACTTTTTGTTTACCTAAACAGTTTGGGTATTGAACGCTTCGATGGCTTTTGGCTTTACGTCACAAAAATTGATAGTTGGACGCCACTCTTCATTTTTTTCTTTCTTCTTATATTTTATTATTACAGAGGTAGAAAAGCCGTCATTGTATGTTTTTTTTTAATTGTAACGTTCGCCGTAACTTTTTTGTTTACTTCCATTGTGAAAGATTATGTGGCGCGTTTGCGACCTAATAATGTGGAAGCTTTTGCAGAACTAATCCGGATTCTTCAAAAACCTTCCAATTATAGTTTCTTTTCTGGCCACGCTTCTTCAAGCTTTTCTGTGACAACATTTATGGTTTTGGCGCTCCGGAAATTCACAAAATGGATTTATTTAGCATACCTCTGGCCGCTAATTTTTGTAATGAGCCGAATTTACGTAGGCGTGCATTATCCAAGTGATATTTTTGTTGGAGCTTTGGTGGGAACGGTCTTCGCTTTCATCCTTTACTATTTTTGCCGTAAAACTTTGGAAAAAACCAGTTTACCGAACCCTCGAAATAGTTAG
- a CDS encoding M1 family metallopeptidase: MRLLNSLFLTTLFLVSVSVSAQEETTKRDPGHYNTNRFKQLYEEFSTPNMFRTASGAPGPSYYQQQADYKMDIELDDTNKKITGNETITYSNNSPDPLEYLWVQLDQNKRAKDSKSPLIEPSNIAPADMAGSFAQNYMDAGFDGGFKIMEVKDANGSPLKHTINQTMMRVDMPKTLKPGEKFVFSIKWWYNINDHVVDRARSGYETFEDGNRGYVIAQFYPRMAVYNDVEGWQNSQFWGRDEFALPFGNFEVNITVPADHIMDATGSLQNRKEIFTKDMMSRYEAAQKSFVKPVVIVTQAEAEAASKNFSTAKRTWKFKAENVRDYAFATSRKYIWDMMAVKMGSGSVMAVSLYPPESNPLWEDWSTRAVASTLKTYSRMTFDYPYPKAISVSAKNQGMEYPMICWNHGRPDKDGTISDRTKFGMISVIIHEVGHNYFPMIVNSDERQWTWMDEGLNTFTQYVAEQDFAEEHPDAIAPNKQYPSRRGPAKNIVDYMAGDQGQLAPIMTKGLNTYNFGANAYAKPATALNILRETIMGRELFDFAFKTYAHRWMFKHPTPEDFFRTMEDASAVDLDWYWREWFYTTDYVDIGVKDVKKFYVTSKMNKEVKEMIAARGISESDLPPMVYLVEEDSEDFEESMRNAKLEDVKTLNEYIMDNIPAEERSKMKRPNFFYKVTFDKPGGIPMPIIVQYTYSDGSSEKVTYPAEVWRKNDQSVGKVVASEMEITKIQLDPDEETADIDTSNNSWPKRKQLGAFEKFKEKTNKN, from the coding sequence ATGCGATTACTCAACTCCCTATTCCTAACCACGCTATTCCTTGTATCTGTATCAGTTTCAGCTCAAGAAGAAACCACAAAACGCGATCCTGGACACTATAATACCAACCGTTTTAAGCAACTGTACGAAGAATTTTCAACACCAAACATGTTTCGTACGGCAAGTGGCGCGCCAGGTCCAAGCTATTACCAGCAACAAGCGGATTATAAAATGGACATTGAGTTGGATGATACTAACAAGAAGATTACTGGTAATGAAACCATTACATATAGCAACAATTCGCCCGATCCACTAGAATACCTTTGGGTGCAATTGGATCAAAACAAAAGAGCAAAAGATTCTAAATCGCCATTGATTGAGCCTTCAAATATTGCTCCGGCAGATATGGCTGGCAGTTTTGCCCAAAATTATATGGACGCTGGTTTTGATGGTGGTTTCAAAATTATGGAAGTGAAAGATGCCAATGGCAGTCCGCTAAAACACACAATCAACCAAACCATGATGCGTGTAGATATGCCGAAGACTTTAAAGCCAGGTGAAAAATTTGTCTTCTCCATTAAATGGTGGTACAACATAAACGATCACGTGGTAGATCGCGCTCGTAGCGGATATGAAACTTTTGAAGACGGAAATCGCGGTTATGTAATTGCACAATTCTACCCAAGAATGGCGGTTTATAATGATGTGGAAGGATGGCAAAACAGTCAGTTTTGGGGTCGTGATGAGTTTGCGCTTCCATTCGGAAATTTTGAAGTGAATATTACTGTTCCGGCAGATCATATAATGGATGCAACTGGAAGTCTTCAAAATAGAAAAGAAATTTTTACTAAAGATATGATGAGCCGTTACGAAGCCGCTCAAAAATCTTTCGTTAAACCTGTTGTAATTGTAACTCAAGCTGAAGCCGAAGCTGCTTCAAAGAACTTTTCAACAGCAAAAAGAACCTGGAAATTTAAAGCAGAAAACGTGCGTGATTACGCCTTCGCTACTTCACGTAAATATATTTGGGATATGATGGCTGTAAAAATGGGCAGTGGTTCTGTAATGGCAGTTTCACTTTATCCACCAGAATCTAATCCGCTTTGGGAAGATTGGTCTACAAGAGCCGTCGCGAGTACTTTAAAAACCTATTCTAGAATGACTTTTGATTATCCGTACCCAAAAGCAATTTCAGTAAGTGCGAAAAATCAAGGAATGGAATACCCAATGATTTGCTGGAATCACGGGCGTCCGGATAAGGATGGAACTATTAGCGACCGCACAAAATTTGGGATGATTAGCGTGATTATTCACGAAGTGGGTCACAACTATTTCCCAATGATTGTAAATAGCGACGAACGCCAATGGACCTGGATGGATGAAGGTTTAAATACGTTTACACAATATGTTGCCGAGCAGGATTTTGCTGAAGAACACCCAGATGCAATCGCGCCAAACAAACAATATCCTTCCCGCCGCGGTCCTGCAAAAAACATTGTGGATTATATGGCTGGCGATCAAGGTCAGTTGGCACCAATTATGACGAAAGGTCTAAACACCTATAATTTTGGAGCCAATGCATACGCAAAACCCGCGACAGCTTTAAATATTCTTCGTGAAACCATTATGGGGCGTGAACTTTTCGACTTCGCTTTTAAAACCTACGCACACCGCTGGATGTTCAAGCACCCAACGCCAGAAGATTTTTTCAGAACGATGGAAGATGCCTCGGCAGTAGATTTGGATTGGTATTGGAGAGAATGGTTTTACACCACAGACTATGTTGATATTGGGGTGAAGGATGTTAAAAAGTTCTATGTTACTTCAAAAATGAACAAGGAAGTGAAAGAAATGATTGCTGCCCGCGGAATTTCGGAAAGTGATTTGCCGCCAATGGTATATTTAGTTGAAGAAGATAGCGAAGATTTTGAAGAAAGCATGCGCAACGCAAAACTAGAAGACGTTAAAACACTGAATGAATATATTATGGACAACATTCCTGCGGAAGAAAGATCGAAGATGAAACGTCCAAACTTTTTCTACAAAGTTACTTTTGATAAACCAGGAGGTATTCCAATGCCGATAATCGTTCAGTATACTTATAGCGACGGAAGTTCAGAAAAAGTAACCTATCCCGCCGAAGTGTGGCGAAAAAATGACCAATCAGTTGGAAAAGTAGTTGCCTCAGAAATGGAAATTACTAAAATACAACTAGATCCAGATGAAGAAACCGCAGATATTGACACTTCAAACAACAGCTGGCCAAAACGTAAACAATTAGGGGCTTTTGAGAAGTTTAAGGAGAAAACTAATAAAAATTAA
- a CDS encoding carboxypeptidase-like regulatory domain-containing protein — protein sequence MTKKLLLLLFIAASPALFAQDVDRTKVAGKIYVPQDEDAEGISVYNISSQKGTITNADGAFEIEIAENDRIQITALQYQSFTVVVDKAVITRKLMNIFLNPAINQLEEVVVRPYDLSGNITVDVKKIPTYNITKDWDLGYYNLEYGYQFEPDEITAVSGNAAEEALHGNSLRNGVDFLAVLGGVGQLLFPQGKKITIVEKQQNQSLLSNNIQERFSQEFITANFDIPEDKAVDFLFFAQENGMDQDLLKPKNEMQLMEFLMKKSKEYKERGE from the coding sequence ATGACAAAAAAACTACTTCTTCTACTATTTATCGCCGCTTCCCCCGCACTTTTTGCGCAGGACGTTGACCGAACCAAAGTTGCTGGAAAAATTTATGTTCCGCAAGATGAGGATGCCGAAGGCATTTCCGTTTATAATATTTCCTCACAAAAAGGAACCATCACCAATGCCGATGGTGCTTTTGAAATTGAAATAGCCGAAAACGATCGCATTCAAATAACCGCCCTTCAATATCAATCCTTTACCGTGGTCGTGGACAAAGCCGTTATTACTCGAAAGCTGATGAATATTTTCTTAAATCCTGCCATTAATCAATTGGAGGAAGTAGTAGTTAGACCTTACGATCTTTCGGGAAATATAACTGTAGACGTTAAAAAAATTCCTACTTATAATATTACAAAAGATTGGGATCTTGGCTATTACAACCTAGAATATGGTTATCAATTTGAGCCAGACGAAATAACCGCGGTTTCTGGTAATGCTGCAGAAGAAGCACTTCATGGCAATTCATTGAGGAATGGAGTAGATTTTTTAGCGGTTTTGGGTGGCGTGGGCCAATTACTTTTCCCCCAAGGAAAGAAAATTACAATAGTTGAAAAGCAGCAAAATCAGAGTCTATTAAGTAATAATATTCAAGAGCGTTTTAGTCAAGAATTCATTACTGCGAATTTTGACATTCCCGAAGATAAAGCTGTAGATTTCCTTTTCTTCGCCCAAGAAAATGGCATGGATCAAGATTTACTAAAACCCAAAAACGAAATGCAGTTGATGGAATTTCTTATGAAAAAAAGTAAGGAATATAAAGAACGGGGTGAGTAA
- a CDS encoding O-methyltransferase: MDFLPEKLNDYVEKNSQPEPELLQKLNRETWQKMIAPRMLSGHLQGRVLSMLSKLIQPKNILEIGTYTGYSALCLAEGMQENSELHTIDINEELFDFQRKYFDESPFGKQIFQHLGNALEIIPKLEKTFDLVFIDADKSNYPNYLEIILPKLKKGSVILSDNVLWSGKVVEKLKEDDLDTKALLKYNEALNNHPKLETVLLPIRDGLTISRVR, from the coding sequence ATGGATTTTCTTCCTGAAAAATTAAACGATTACGTTGAAAAAAATTCGCAGCCTGAGCCAGAATTACTTCAAAAACTAAACCGTGAAACTTGGCAAAAAATGATTGCTCCAAGAATGTTGAGCGGACATTTACAGGGACGGGTTTTGAGTATGCTTTCAAAATTGATTCAGCCAAAAAACATTTTGGAAATTGGAACTTACACAGGATATTCTGCATTGTGTTTAGCCGAAGGAATGCAAGAAAACAGTGAACTTCATACAATAGATATCAACGAAGAATTGTTCGATTTCCAACGGAAATATTTTGATGAATCTCCTTTTGGAAAGCAGATTTTTCAGCATTTAGGGAATGCTTTAGAAATCATTCCGAAGCTAGAAAAAACCTTCGATTTGGTTTTTATTGATGCAGATAAAAGTAACTATCCAAACTATCTGGAAATCATTCTTCCGAAGTTAAAAAAAGGTTCTGTAATCTTAAGCGACAATGTGCTATGGAGCGGAAAAGTTGTTGAAAAATTGAAAGAAGACGATTTGGATACAAAAGCACTTCTAAAATATAACGAGGCTTTGAATAATCATCCTAAACTGGAAACGGTTCTGCTTCCTATTCGCGATGGACTAACTATTTCGAGGGTTCGGTAA